Part of the Nicotiana sylvestris chromosome 5, ASM39365v2, whole genome shotgun sequence genome is shown below.
CtgctttatgtctatcacttagaaatcatgccccTAGGACAAATAACCACATTGGAATAAAAACTATTACTCATGAAGTCGTATTTCAACAATTCTGCTACTCTTGtgtacatttagaaatcatgccttagggactCTGTTTTTCAACAACCCTGCcatttgcatgtgcatattagatatcatgttctgaTACTGTTTGCATTCTGTTTAAAATGCCTAGTTAATTACTAATTCATGAAAAGGTATTAAAGTAATAATTTTCACCTTGTGAAGTTTCTGAATACATTTGGCAACAATCTCTACAATTAAGACAACATATGTTAGGAAAAATATAATCTCCAAACTGTCTTAATAAATCGGAATAACTACTGCATATTGCTTTATGTTTAGGCCAGCCTTAGGTAATGACTTAAATAAAActagaactgcctttgtttaattatcaactgttaaaatccgtaggcaaacctgattcggacttcttttatgagtcatgtaataaatctggttctgatgttatcacttaaacaccctgctttaggattttaaattcagaccttaactgtgtataagtcatgctatctatgtgcattatttgtggaggtatatctgaacCTTCTGCTTGTTTCTGTGTTTTCCccttttaaatgcagtcctacctgttttgtatgtcgccttagtattttgcctttaaacctaagggtctacctagaacctcattcttataggataggagttCTAAATTCCtttgggactgataggaagggatgggtaacagTATGCAAAAGGGGTCAAGACCAACCTTCGCTCTAATTACCTTCATGGGGTGGGAAAgcgtagatatggatatgatgactggtgcactAATACTACGTGTAGCCCcttttttgaggagtgtcataccgggtattgcatcgatgtgatccatattaccaACAatcctaggacaccccctttacattcatatgcatgtttagattgtaactcttttcaaaatttcgctTTCGTTAATCATTTTCAAACACTAGTGTATTTAAATCCTCgattatttgagccctacttgttcATTTGCTAATTggccaaattcacaaaaactatcctgccggaaaccacactaatggatcctgatgggtgcctaaaaccttccccttaggataatttcaatcccttaccctatctccggttatcaaacgtagttgtagatgaaccttatgggtgccctaacgcaccctaaaatcattaggtggcgactcttcaaaaaatgcAAACCTCATTCCCAAAAAGAATATGTTTtcccatacccaaaatgtcatgaacccgatttcagcgaagggaaaaagggggcgcgacaagtcagccaggcaatgcggccgcaaaggacTTTGTGCGGTCCGAATTGTTTCGACTGCAGCTgcactcgatttcgtgcggtccgcagagccaaagTTCAGAGAGGTGACATTTTGGGAAACCTGGTCAATgtggtccgcggtccattttgtgcggtccgcggtggccaacttcagagagcagaTTAGTCAAGCCAAGAGCCTCAGTGCGcagcactcgattttgtgcggtccgcattagccccgcatgggtatttttgtccagaattttcagcctagtataaatagtttctttttccatttttaggtaatcagatagattttgggacagagctgcgctcgtgacttcttctcttttaccattttgagtaattttagctaagtatcaacattgaatcttcaagttttatctagaattaattattatggatttttcttcatatatttctttattttcttctataattatgagtagctaaacccattagctagggttgtggcttaaccctagtgtgggtaattgatgggtcttgtattttgatgcttgattgtctataggtgtttgatatttggactaatttagggttttaatgttaaattagtggttgcaaacactagtttatgcctagtagacgttggctcttcttgagaaagagatcctaagtccatgaaattagtccaacaaggaattggagtgtatttaagagattgatagccccaattaaagggttaaacctagagatagtaatacccgacttgaacctcaattgcttgtacaaatttgcatacctaattggtcttgagaaagtcaattcgggcaaaatcactcaaactaccgagaagTATAGAGTGAATAAAatcatgcaatggttatatcatactccccaaatgttacaatctagccttagactcaagaatccgtcaattaaccacctaggagaaagtcactaccctagtgccttttatctatttgatcaactctcaatagtttaatcttagctttacttagcttaatttagcatcatagtaatataaaattataagtaaaaccaaaacaaacaataTTTAGAAGTGCAATCAGGAACAATTACACAATTcccatttagatagaaactcaactccagtATCTagcttctcgggtaaaagctgcttcgacctctcttgctacttcatagtagtacagggttgACATCGATCATACCTGTAGTTGTATCTCATCATATTGTTCCACAACGCACTTTAGCATATCCTCGATCTTTTTCAGGCCATCATCCCTGgattctttgttcctattaacttcgcaagaaaaagaagaaccatcaaagtaaggagttgggggaagataagaaatataagcacaaccatgaaagtgaccatcttgaccaccacacacatcacacacattccacacataagattgagttggtgcacataacttgCTCTcgagaatattttgataattttgccctggCGGGTTTCCTCCACTAAATGCATAAGGAGGATCAAAAGtggaattaccaacatcaaaactctcataattccaagatgccatgtctCTCAGATaaaaaatcaaatacaagaaaacaaaaaaaaagttcaaacttgcaacctagatatatgtacacctacagctacaccgttagttccccgacaatagcgccaaaatttgatcactcCTAACTATGCGTTATAAAAAGGTCTAAGCGGTCGTTGCATATATAATACGGTTTACAAGTCCTAAGTTGGattccacagagaactaaggcttagttGCAgatgttcactatcaccaagaagataAGCTTAAACAATTCCTAACTTGttgatattaagattcttgtgtttagcAAATTAACTAACAGATTAAAAGAGTAAATTAACCACTAAAGATgctaagggttagagacaagattaaggaggtctagagttattatttcccctattgtcggaatcATTCTTACTATgttttctataaatttgcctaagtattctctaccgatcatgagtgcTCTGACtatcgtaactctctcccgagtaattaccacaatttaTTAGACATATTCTCCCAAATTACGCTATCTGGCATTAAGTATggctcactcggatcgcacccaaggtttcgttatccctaatcctacCGTTAAACCCtttgtattgatccctcatatacgttaggagtgatgttgttcaacaactatctaaatatgcattctctcccgagtaatacacaataaataggcacaatcaattgagagctcttcaaccaaccacaataataacgtagttgaacaaatagagaaaatactacacaAAATTTATATTAACGTGACAAGCAAATCATCCTTCAATAAGtttcatcaaaaccctagataacaacttagctattcataatagtatgcataattacaatactagaattcataaccaataatgaaaataggaagaaggaagtgaaaaactcatagaagaattctccgccttgctcctagtgtgttattgcctccttaggtctaaattatgtcaaaagtataTCAAAGGTGCTTAAAATACCATTTttacatgtatatataccaagtagggtcgggtccaaacaattataccttctcctatgcTAAAAAGGACACTTTTCCAGGCCAGGATGTCCGCGGTCGCGGACCTGGCTGCGGATTTTGCATAGTGTTCTGTCCGCGAGATTTGACCGTGGACCTGACTGCGGActatttggaatttggaaaaacgtaaaacataaagGTTGTAGCGCTTTGaattagctttccaaccataaattgtggagcccaaatggagttctgaacaaaatgttatgtgcattttactacatagtgcaatatgcctactcgattctttgttcgttcttaactatcatccgttaaTCCCCGAACACAATCCTGGCTTAATTCCTTGGtgttttactcagacttcaaagctccaaatcacttgaattcattccataacatctacatagcttggaatcactcctacaaggcataaaacacaccattagtgcaaaacactagcgattaaagctaaAACTCAATTAAAGCACAGTAAATTAgaatgtaataatcgactaaaatacgtaattatacaTTATCATCACCCATTATCATAAAAATAAACCCATCGGATCAAGGAAGATGGAGAAATCAGGTCTGATTTTATATATGAATGGGTCAACAGAAATTGAAAAGCAAATACTGTTCGTTGCTTTCTAATTCGTTTAAATTATTTTCTGATTTGTTGGGAAAACTTTGGTCTAATTTCTATCATGGTCGCTGCTTTCTGATTTGCTGATTTGTTAGGAAAAGTTGTGTAACAACCTGACCGATcgtttcatgaattaccgctccgtttctccatttctgcttctttatgtattgttcagttgtattatgtggtatcgagtGGGTTGGTTAgagttcggagtggttttggggAGGttggagacacttagtctcttttgagtaagcttaagttggaaaagtcaaccagatgttgacttgtgCGAAAAAGGgttcggatgtgaattttgatagTTTGGATAGCgccgggagatgatttgggacttacgagcatgatcggaatgagttttggaggtccggggtagatttaggcttgaattggcgaaattggaattttggcgttttccaatTGATAGCGAAAATTTTGATATAttggtcagaatggaattctggaaattggagtaggtccatggtgtcatttgtgacgtgtgtgcaaaattttaggtcattcggatgaggtttgatagactttttgattgaaagcggaatttggatgttttggattttcttaggcttgaattcgataatgatttgatgttttgatgttgttttgaatgTTCTGAAGATTGGTATAAGGTTGAATAGTggaatatgacttgttcgtacttttggttgaggtcccgagggcctcgggatgatttcggatgattaacgggaagtttggaaaTTAGTTTGAGCAGCTTCAAGTGCTgagtttctgtcataaccgcacctgcagattaTGGACAGCAGGTGCAAGACGCAGAAGCAGTGtattgaccgcagaagcggaggtcAACTCTTTGGGCGAGCATCGCAGATGCAGATGGTATGTcgcacctgcgagcccgcagATGCGGAGATTGAGTCGCAAGTGAGGTAAGGGAAATTAAATGAAAAATCACAAGAGCGGTTAGAAAGTCGCAGAAGCAGTGACCGCAAATGAGGAAATAGACCACAAGTGCggtatcgctgggcagaacatataaatatatGCTTTCGCGAATTTTTGCTAAGTTTCACCATTTTTGTTGACGAGAAGAGAGCTAGAGCAGTAGTTCTTTAAGGGAATCGAAGGGTTTCAGTTGGGTAAGCTTCTTAAGCATTATTTTTTGTGTTTAATGGCcattttccattgtttaatcatggtattagtagAAAATTTGGCAAGAAAGTTGGGAGATTAAGGCTTGGAACTTGAGGCgttgatttagggatttgaggggccgttTGTGGCCGGATTTTGGTGAAtatggtatgtatgaactcgtgagagtgtaaggattctagttttttgaattttatcagaattcgagacgtgggcctgggggtcgggtttttaccaatttcgggatttgtgatgtaatttaattgttttcgaatgggctttattcccttagcatatattgatgttatgttTCTGAGTTaggttagattcggggcatttggaggcttaatcgagaggaaaaggcatcacgggctagggTTTgacttggcttgaggtaagtaacactttcaaacttggttgtcagggttcgaaaccccgaactacgtgttctatgattgttgttgaggtgatgcaatgccaagtgacgggcatgtgggcgtgcaccgtgagaaatgcggcctggatcattccatagCACCACTTAGTGACTCTTTTATACTGATATATGTGTTGTAATCacgtgattaagttaatgagctgcaaatcatgctaattatcatgttaaggcttcacgccaacacTGTTGAGACCCTAGAAGTCGTTTTTTGCTATCATGTCATTAGCTTCATTTATTTGCTATACTTAGTccgttcatgcatattatatcatgcctcagtctcgattctTGCTATATGACATACCATATCATTGTTCgagctagtatcatgacatttttgAGCTCGTGTGTGTGAGGCtggagagtattgactgagtgaggctgagagcctgatattgataGACAGTATGGGATCGAGCTATACGCCACAgcgagatattgatcatgcctttgCTGGCAttgatataacgcttgggctaagagaagcccctccagagtctttacatccctagtgagcgcagttgatgatattgagggatggatcttacctggatatggatcttgtccgaagtattggtatggagatggatcttctccatggggttggattggcctgtttcctcagtactgggtgacttatagttagtgatgtatatatatatatattccgggatggatcttccttgggccgaatgggccatatacagtatcgaGTGGTTGAGCACCGCGAGTGAAAGTATTTTAcgtaacattgatcatgctatctgtgcattggtacttCAAGGTTCCTAAGCTTTATACTCTGTATTGTTCATATTGTGTTTAATCactgctgagaatttacttgaaCTGTAAGTatgtctacttttctgtacaATAAAATATTGctacctgttgaggtttggttcgtcactaccgtcagtccttagtttggacttgttacttattgagttggtgtactcatgttatcccctgcacccctgtgtgcagatccaggtatatcGGGGCACGGTAGTTGTTGCTGATCTTACTAGTTGTAGACTTTTCTctggagattgcgaggtagctgcctggcgaccgCAGTTTCGCCTTCTCCTTGCTTATCTTCCTTGTAGTACTTTTATTATATTTTCTCAGACTATGTAGTCTTGGTTATTTCAAATggttgtagtattttgctcatgacttagtgacacccgaggtcggacTTGTATTTATTTCCTCTGGATTTGATTAATACATTTATCTTATTGAATTTCtgttaaaaatatgatttttcttaAGTTTTGAATTGAAAATGGAGTAAATGGGTAATAGTTGGATGACCTAGTATCTCATttggcgccatcatgaccgggttagtttttgggtcatgacaggttagtattagagcctaggttacataggtctcatgggtcatgatcaggtttagtagagtctcacggatcggtacggagacatctgtacttatcctcgggaggctgcagaacctttaggaaaaaattcacattcttgaattcttgttgtgcgaatctgttgattctggaactaaaaacttctgttattctattgtcttatagatggtgaggacacgcgctaccggtcaggacggacgaccaccagtaccactagttgggtccactagaggccgaggacgtggtcGAGGCTATGCTAGGGGAAGGAGTGTAGCCCGTATAGTAGCTAGGGAAGCACCTATAGATCCAAccgccgccccagttcatgatcaggctccagcgggggatgctccagcagcaacAACTCAGGCACCAACtatgcctattgttattccgAGTCTCCAGGAGACTTTGGCTCAGATTCTGACCATGTGCgccagtcttgctcaggcggtcgcagtttctactacatcagctacttctcaggccgggagagGCACTCAAACTCCTTCCGCCCGTACACCCGAGTAGGTTGTTCAGGGACTCTAGACATCGGAGCCACTACCAGCCCAACCGATTGCACCTGCTCCGGATTTTGTGGTTCTAATTATGCCTGATGACGAGCAGCAtcaattggagaggtttggtagacttcagcctccaactttcagtAGTGCAGAGGGCGAGAATGCCCAGGttttcttagataagtgtcagaggatgttgcatacaacgggtattttggagactagtggagtctcatttactacttttcagttttctggagcttccttctcttggtgggaggcttatcagaggcgtaggcctgttggggCACCGCTTATGACCTGgcatcagttctccattctcttcctagagaagtatgtaccgcaccCCCACAGAGATGAGTTGTGCAGACAGTTCGAGCAGTTACATCTGGGGGATATAACCATatcgcagtatgagatgagattatcCGAGTTGGCCCGTCATGCAATATGGCTAGTTCCCACTGATtaggagaggatcaggaggttcgttgatggcctcaactatcaTCTACGGGCTTTTTTGACTAGAGAAAGAGTATTTAGCGCCCCTTTTGACGAGATGGTTGACATTGCTAGAGAGATAGAGTCAGTTCGCCGCCAAGAGTAGgatgagagagaggccaagaggtttcGGGGATCTAGTAGTTTCAGTGGTATTCCTTCGGGAGGTCAGTCTCAGCACGGccgaggtcgtccattcagacatgctcagccagCCTGTGCAGGTCACCATGGTGGgtcatctggccatggttctcacagttcacatcagggtcactcatctctcagttccatccagctcagagttcgactcAGGCACCATCAGTTTAGGGTTCATCTATGCCTGGTTTTTCTAGTGGGCATCCCGATACACGAGGCTCCTTTTAGTCCCCACCGCTATTTGTCGAGAGAGATTGCGTTGGGTGTGGAGATTTGGGCCATATCAAAAGGTTTTGTCCCGTCTTATAGAAGGtttatctcagcagaggagtcaaccttcagcttcagcaccagttacttccccacctGCCCAGTTAGCTTGGGGTGGAGGTCAAtcaactaggggtcgccctagagggggaggtcgatcaggtggcggtcaggcccgtttctatgcctCCCAGCCaaaccagatgctattgcttcagatgctgtgattataggtattatctcagtctgccacaaatatacctctatattatttgatcccggttccaccctttcatatgtgtcatcatattttgcccattatttggatatgccccgcgaGTCTCTAGTTTtgtttgttcatgtatctactctggtgggctatactattattgtggaccgtgtatatatATCATGtctagtgactattgggggtttggatacccgagtggatctcttgttgcttagcatggttgattttgacgtgatattgggcatggattggttatctccgtgtcaagctattttggactgtcatgcttagacagtgacgttggctatgccgaggttgccacggattaagtggcgagggtcaactgattatgttcccagtagggtgatttcatttttgaaggcccagcggatggttgggaagggttgtctttcatacttagcctttgtgagggatgttagtgcagagactcctagtattgattttgttcctctAGTGAGAGAtattcccgatgtgtttcctgcagacctgttgagcatgccactggatagggatattgatttggtgccgcaCACTCaccccatttctattccaccgtattgtatggcaccgacgaagttgaaggagttgaaggagcaacttcaagaactctttgataaggggtttattcagcctagtgtgtcgccaTGGGATGCGTCTgtcctatttgtgaaaaagaaagatggctctatgaggatgtgcattgattacaggcagttgaacaaggtcacaatcaagaacaagtatcatttgcctcatattgatgatttattcgaacaacttcagggagtgagggtgttctccaagattgatctccattcaaagtatcaccagttgaagattagggactcagacattcttaagacagctttcaggactcgatatggtcattatgagttccttctgatgtcttttgggctaaccaatgccccaacagcgttcatgcatttgatgaatagcgtgtttcggccttatctcgactcatttgtgattgtattcattgatgatattctggtatatttgtatagtcaggaggagcacgcggagcatttgagagttgtgttgcagagattgagagaggataatctttatgaaaagttctccaagtgtgagttctggctcaaTTCAgcggctttcttagggcacgtggtgtccagtgagggtattcaggttgatccgaaaaagatagaggcggttcagagttagcccagaccgtcctcagccacagagattcgcagcttccttggtttggcaggttattaccgccggttcattccgggattttcatctataacaTCACCCTTGACAAAATTGACTCAcaagggtgctccattcatgtggtcagatgagtgtgaggcgagcttttagaagctcaagactgccttgaccatagctccagtattagttttgccatcagcttcaggttccttgtgatgcttcaagagttggtattgggtgtgtgttgatgcaagagg
Proteins encoded:
- the LOC138869251 gene encoding uncharacterized protein, with the translated sequence MPDDEQHQLERFGRLQPPTFSSAEGENAQVFLDKCQRMLHTTGILETSGVSFTTFQFSGASFSWWEAYQRRRPVGAPLMTWHQFSILFLEKYVPHPHRDELCRQFEQLHLGDITISQYEMRLSELARHAIWLVPTD